One stretch of Hemibagrus wyckioides isolate EC202008001 linkage group LG01, SWU_Hwy_1.0, whole genome shotgun sequence DNA includes these proteins:
- the cep76 gene encoding centrosomal protein of 76 kDa isoform X1 → MSLSPEKASELKQIIQDQLIKMDIHRKIRDVVAEAVRCEGDRAEEQPLSEEDLLRALQRRGIVEDAMKQLSFTNATLSQTEAEDLDKSPARVTEKGITQLKTANISPLRRYLYLQVLGGKAFLEHLQEPEPLPGQVCSTFTLHLHFRNQRFHSKPVPCACEPDLQEGFLLEVHRDGPGDASKMADATTMLSICDPVHMVLIRTDTAGDTTLVSSYFLDWRSVLCAPNGKTSVAVELLGVGSECKVPAGVLNLKLELYPPLSETLSPEVISTQRSLERQKSAEKERLFLVYAKQWWREFLEIRPSHQSKLVKIFAQDENGVNRPVCSYVRVLRAGRLLESPRQAARFVSLLAQERAPVLGGGTRHEQWCTMMAFLCRNKGDCEDHAILLCSLLLGFGLDAYVCVGTKAKNIPHTWVMTCGTDGTVTFWESQTAHRYLHQPIDPEAPPLVPQPKPTYPYRTIGCAFNNKTFWANCQPSDSVELCVFDFLDASRWKAMSEEAVCSVCSLSPPTPPLCPPSVQANDASNQLELELRYLITEHRKDIGLATVWDDHLSYLLSSALAAYELERCTGMSCGNEEFQDAVRRAVPDGHTFKGFPIQFLHRNARRAFATCLRSPFCEEVVSCRGDHVRLAVRVRVFPYLESACAVWIMFACKYRSVL, encoded by the exons ATGTCTCTGTCCCCGGAGAAAGCTTCTGAACTAAAGCAGATTATTCAGGATCAGCTGATTAAG ATGGACATCCACAGGAAGATTCGGGATGTGGTTGCGGAGGCAGTGCGGTGTGAAGGGGATCGGGCAGAGGAGCAGCCTCTCTCTGAGGAGGACCTGCTGAGGGCACTGCAGCGCAGGGGCATCGTGGAGGACGCCATGAAGCAGCTCAGTTTCACTAATGCT aCACTTTCACAAACAGAAGCAGAGGATCTAGACAAGTCTCCAGCTCGTGTAACTGAGAAAGGCATTACCCAACTTAAAACAG CCAATATAAGTCCACTGAGGAGATACTTGTACCTGCAGGTTCTGGGTGGAAAAGCCTTCCTCGAGCACCTGCAGGAGCCAGAGCCTTTACCTGGACAGGTGTGTTCTACCTTCACACTCCACCTTCACTTCCGCAACCAACGCTTTCACTCCAAACCTGTGCCCTGTGCTTGTGAACCGGACTTACAAGAGGGCTTTCTTCTAGAAGTACACAGAGATGGTCCAG GTGATGCCAGTAAAATGGCTgatgccaccaccatgctgtcCATTTGTGACCCGGTGCACATGGTGTTGATTAGGACAGACACTGCAGGAGACACCACACTTGTCTCTTCTTATTTCTTGGACTGGCGATCTGTTCTCTGTGCTCCCAATGGAAAGACATCAGTGGCTGTGGAGCTGCTTGGTGTAG GCAGTGAGTGTAAAGTGCCTGCTGGTGTTCTTAATCTCAAGCTGGAATTGTATCCTCCCCTAAGTGAGACTCTGAGCCCTGAAGTCATTAGCACACAG CGATCACTAGAGCGGCAGAAGAGCGCAGAGAAAGAACGCTTATTTCTGGTCTATGCTAAGCAGTGGTGGAGGGAGTTCTTAGAAATACGACCATCTCATCAGTCCAAGCTGGTTAAAATCTTTGCTCAA GATGAGAATGGGGTGAACAGACCAGTGTGTTCATACGTGCGTGTCTTGCGTGCTGGCCGGCTGTTGGAAAGTCCACGTCAGGCAGCTCGCTTTGTGAGTCTGCTGGCTCAGGAGAGGGCGCCGGTGCTGGGGGGAGGAACACGTCACGAGCAGTGGTGCACTATGATGGCGTTCCTCTGTAGGAACAAG GGTGATTGTGAGGACCATGCCATACTGCTGTGTAGCCTGCTATTGGGCTTTGGCCTggatgcatatgtgtgtgtaggcacCAAAGCTAAAAACATTCCACACACCTGGGTGATGACCTGTGGTACTGATGGCACTGTCACTTTCTGGGAGAGTCAGACTGCACACAG GTACCTACATCAGCCAATAGACCCTGAGGCCCCCCCACTAGTTCCTCAGCCCAAACCCACCTACCCATACCGCACGATTGGTTGTGCTTTCAACAACAAGACTTTCTGGGCTAATTGCCAGCCTTCAGACTCtgtggagttgtgtgtgtttgacttcCTGGATGCTTCACGCTGGAAGGCTATGAGTGAAGAGGCTGTTTGTTCAGTTTGTTCCCTGAGTCCTCCTACTCCTCCTCTGTGTCCTCCCTCAGTGCAGGCCAACGATGCCAGCAACCAACTAGAGCTTGAGCTGCGCTACCTGATTACTGAGCACAGGAAG gaTATTGGTCTGGCTACAGTGTGGGATGATCACCTGTCCTATCTGCTCTCATCTGCTCTGGCAGCCTATGAGCTAGAGCGCTGTACAGGCATGTCATGTGGAAATGAAGAGTTTCAGGATGCTGTTCGGAGAGCTGTACCAGATGGACACACATTTAAAGGCTTTCCTATTCAGTTTTTACACCGTAATGCACGCAGAGCTTTTGCTACCtgcctcag GTCACCTTTCTGTGAGGAGGTTGTGTCTTGTCGGGGGGATCATGTCCGTCTGGCAGTGCGGGTGCGTGTGTTTCCCTATCTTGAGTCAGCCTGCGCTGTCTGGATCATGTTTGCCTGCAAGTACAGATCAGTGCTGTGA
- the cep76 gene encoding centrosomal protein of 76 kDa isoform X3 yields the protein MSLSPEKASELKQIIQDQLIKMDIHRKIRDVVAEAVRCEGDRAEEQPLSEEDLLRALQRRGIVEDAMKQLSFTNATLSQTEAEDLDKSPARVTEKGITQLKTANISPLRRYLYLQVLGGKAFLEHLQEPEPLPGQVCSTFTLHLHFRNQRFHSKPVPCACEPDLQEGFLLEVHRDGPGDASKMADATTMLSICDPVHMVLIRTDTAGDTTLVSSYFLDWRSVLCAPNGKTSVAVELLGVGSECKVPAGVLNLKLELYPPLSETLSPEVISTQRSLERQKSAEKERLFLVYAKQWWREFLEIRPSHQSKLVKIFAQDENGVNRPVCSYVRVLRAGRLLESPRQAARFVSLLAQERAPVLGGGTRHEQWCTMMAFLCRNKGDCEDHAILLCSLLLGFGLDAYVCVGTKAKNIPHTWVMTCGTDGTVTFWESQTAHRYLHQPIDPEAPPLVPQPKPTYPYRTIGCAFNNKTFWANCQPSDSVELCVFDFLDASRWKAMSEEAVCSVCSLSPPTPPLCPPSVQANDASNQLELELRYLITEHRKDIGLATVWDDHLSYLLSSALAAYELERCTGMSCGNEEFQDAVRRAVPDGHTFKGFPIQFLHRNARRAFATCLRIES from the exons ATGTCTCTGTCCCCGGAGAAAGCTTCTGAACTAAAGCAGATTATTCAGGATCAGCTGATTAAG ATGGACATCCACAGGAAGATTCGGGATGTGGTTGCGGAGGCAGTGCGGTGTGAAGGGGATCGGGCAGAGGAGCAGCCTCTCTCTGAGGAGGACCTGCTGAGGGCACTGCAGCGCAGGGGCATCGTGGAGGACGCCATGAAGCAGCTCAGTTTCACTAATGCT aCACTTTCACAAACAGAAGCAGAGGATCTAGACAAGTCTCCAGCTCGTGTAACTGAGAAAGGCATTACCCAACTTAAAACAG CCAATATAAGTCCACTGAGGAGATACTTGTACCTGCAGGTTCTGGGTGGAAAAGCCTTCCTCGAGCACCTGCAGGAGCCAGAGCCTTTACCTGGACAGGTGTGTTCTACCTTCACACTCCACCTTCACTTCCGCAACCAACGCTTTCACTCCAAACCTGTGCCCTGTGCTTGTGAACCGGACTTACAAGAGGGCTTTCTTCTAGAAGTACACAGAGATGGTCCAG GTGATGCCAGTAAAATGGCTgatgccaccaccatgctgtcCATTTGTGACCCGGTGCACATGGTGTTGATTAGGACAGACACTGCAGGAGACACCACACTTGTCTCTTCTTATTTCTTGGACTGGCGATCTGTTCTCTGTGCTCCCAATGGAAAGACATCAGTGGCTGTGGAGCTGCTTGGTGTAG GCAGTGAGTGTAAAGTGCCTGCTGGTGTTCTTAATCTCAAGCTGGAATTGTATCCTCCCCTAAGTGAGACTCTGAGCCCTGAAGTCATTAGCACACAG CGATCACTAGAGCGGCAGAAGAGCGCAGAGAAAGAACGCTTATTTCTGGTCTATGCTAAGCAGTGGTGGAGGGAGTTCTTAGAAATACGACCATCTCATCAGTCCAAGCTGGTTAAAATCTTTGCTCAA GATGAGAATGGGGTGAACAGACCAGTGTGTTCATACGTGCGTGTCTTGCGTGCTGGCCGGCTGTTGGAAAGTCCACGTCAGGCAGCTCGCTTTGTGAGTCTGCTGGCTCAGGAGAGGGCGCCGGTGCTGGGGGGAGGAACACGTCACGAGCAGTGGTGCACTATGATGGCGTTCCTCTGTAGGAACAAG GGTGATTGTGAGGACCATGCCATACTGCTGTGTAGCCTGCTATTGGGCTTTGGCCTggatgcatatgtgtgtgtaggcacCAAAGCTAAAAACATTCCACACACCTGGGTGATGACCTGTGGTACTGATGGCACTGTCACTTTCTGGGAGAGTCAGACTGCACACAG GTACCTACATCAGCCAATAGACCCTGAGGCCCCCCCACTAGTTCCTCAGCCCAAACCCACCTACCCATACCGCACGATTGGTTGTGCTTTCAACAACAAGACTTTCTGGGCTAATTGCCAGCCTTCAGACTCtgtggagttgtgtgtgtttgacttcCTGGATGCTTCACGCTGGAAGGCTATGAGTGAAGAGGCTGTTTGTTCAGTTTGTTCCCTGAGTCCTCCTACTCCTCCTCTGTGTCCTCCCTCAGTGCAGGCCAACGATGCCAGCAACCAACTAGAGCTTGAGCTGCGCTACCTGATTACTGAGCACAGGAAG gaTATTGGTCTGGCTACAGTGTGGGATGATCACCTGTCCTATCTGCTCTCATCTGCTCTGGCAGCCTATGAGCTAGAGCGCTGTACAGGCATGTCATGTGGAAATGAAGAGTTTCAGGATGCTGTTCGGAGAGCTGTACCAGATGGACACACATTTAAAGGCTTTCCTATTCAGTTTTTACACCGTAATGCACGCAGAGCTTTTGCTACCtgcctcag AATAGAAAGCTAA
- the cep76 gene encoding centrosomal protein of 76 kDa isoform X2 — translation MDIHRKIRDVVAEAVRCEGDRAEEQPLSEEDLLRALQRRGIVEDAMKQLSFTNATLSQTEAEDLDKSPARVTEKGITQLKTANISPLRRYLYLQVLGGKAFLEHLQEPEPLPGQVCSTFTLHLHFRNQRFHSKPVPCACEPDLQEGFLLEVHRDGPGDASKMADATTMLSICDPVHMVLIRTDTAGDTTLVSSYFLDWRSVLCAPNGKTSVAVELLGVGSECKVPAGVLNLKLELYPPLSETLSPEVISTQRSLERQKSAEKERLFLVYAKQWWREFLEIRPSHQSKLVKIFAQDENGVNRPVCSYVRVLRAGRLLESPRQAARFVSLLAQERAPVLGGGTRHEQWCTMMAFLCRNKGDCEDHAILLCSLLLGFGLDAYVCVGTKAKNIPHTWVMTCGTDGTVTFWESQTAHRYLHQPIDPEAPPLVPQPKPTYPYRTIGCAFNNKTFWANCQPSDSVELCVFDFLDASRWKAMSEEAVCSVCSLSPPTPPLCPPSVQANDASNQLELELRYLITEHRKDIGLATVWDDHLSYLLSSALAAYELERCTGMSCGNEEFQDAVRRAVPDGHTFKGFPIQFLHRNARRAFATCLRSPFCEEVVSCRGDHVRLAVRVRVFPYLESACAVWIMFACKYRSVL, via the exons ATGGACATCCACAGGAAGATTCGGGATGTGGTTGCGGAGGCAGTGCGGTGTGAAGGGGATCGGGCAGAGGAGCAGCCTCTCTCTGAGGAGGACCTGCTGAGGGCACTGCAGCGCAGGGGCATCGTGGAGGACGCCATGAAGCAGCTCAGTTTCACTAATGCT aCACTTTCACAAACAGAAGCAGAGGATCTAGACAAGTCTCCAGCTCGTGTAACTGAGAAAGGCATTACCCAACTTAAAACAG CCAATATAAGTCCACTGAGGAGATACTTGTACCTGCAGGTTCTGGGTGGAAAAGCCTTCCTCGAGCACCTGCAGGAGCCAGAGCCTTTACCTGGACAGGTGTGTTCTACCTTCACACTCCACCTTCACTTCCGCAACCAACGCTTTCACTCCAAACCTGTGCCCTGTGCTTGTGAACCGGACTTACAAGAGGGCTTTCTTCTAGAAGTACACAGAGATGGTCCAG GTGATGCCAGTAAAATGGCTgatgccaccaccatgctgtcCATTTGTGACCCGGTGCACATGGTGTTGATTAGGACAGACACTGCAGGAGACACCACACTTGTCTCTTCTTATTTCTTGGACTGGCGATCTGTTCTCTGTGCTCCCAATGGAAAGACATCAGTGGCTGTGGAGCTGCTTGGTGTAG GCAGTGAGTGTAAAGTGCCTGCTGGTGTTCTTAATCTCAAGCTGGAATTGTATCCTCCCCTAAGTGAGACTCTGAGCCCTGAAGTCATTAGCACACAG CGATCACTAGAGCGGCAGAAGAGCGCAGAGAAAGAACGCTTATTTCTGGTCTATGCTAAGCAGTGGTGGAGGGAGTTCTTAGAAATACGACCATCTCATCAGTCCAAGCTGGTTAAAATCTTTGCTCAA GATGAGAATGGGGTGAACAGACCAGTGTGTTCATACGTGCGTGTCTTGCGTGCTGGCCGGCTGTTGGAAAGTCCACGTCAGGCAGCTCGCTTTGTGAGTCTGCTGGCTCAGGAGAGGGCGCCGGTGCTGGGGGGAGGAACACGTCACGAGCAGTGGTGCACTATGATGGCGTTCCTCTGTAGGAACAAG GGTGATTGTGAGGACCATGCCATACTGCTGTGTAGCCTGCTATTGGGCTTTGGCCTggatgcatatgtgtgtgtaggcacCAAAGCTAAAAACATTCCACACACCTGGGTGATGACCTGTGGTACTGATGGCACTGTCACTTTCTGGGAGAGTCAGACTGCACACAG GTACCTACATCAGCCAATAGACCCTGAGGCCCCCCCACTAGTTCCTCAGCCCAAACCCACCTACCCATACCGCACGATTGGTTGTGCTTTCAACAACAAGACTTTCTGGGCTAATTGCCAGCCTTCAGACTCtgtggagttgtgtgtgtttgacttcCTGGATGCTTCACGCTGGAAGGCTATGAGTGAAGAGGCTGTTTGTTCAGTTTGTTCCCTGAGTCCTCCTACTCCTCCTCTGTGTCCTCCCTCAGTGCAGGCCAACGATGCCAGCAACCAACTAGAGCTTGAGCTGCGCTACCTGATTACTGAGCACAGGAAG gaTATTGGTCTGGCTACAGTGTGGGATGATCACCTGTCCTATCTGCTCTCATCTGCTCTGGCAGCCTATGAGCTAGAGCGCTGTACAGGCATGTCATGTGGAAATGAAGAGTTTCAGGATGCTGTTCGGAGAGCTGTACCAGATGGACACACATTTAAAGGCTTTCCTATTCAGTTTTTACACCGTAATGCACGCAGAGCTTTTGCTACCtgcctcag GTCACCTTTCTGTGAGGAGGTTGTGTCTTGTCGGGGGGATCATGTCCGTCTGGCAGTGCGGGTGCGTGTGTTTCCCTATCTTGAGTCAGCCTGCGCTGTCTGGATCATGTTTGCCTGCAAGTACAGATCAGTGCTGTGA